The proteins below come from a single Verrucomicrobiota bacterium genomic window:
- a CDS encoding TIGR03663 family protein, translated as MQIRRSDSSVKTLLALVGSGVLLEALIILLATLLRLWALDLKPAHFDEGINGWFVDQMKVSGFYRYDPENYHGPLYFYVLFVFLSLLGRNLWALRLPALLASIASVWMALRFDRFFGSTAARLGALALAVSPAAVFYGRYAIHESLFVASLMITVFGLLGLWKDGRRRDLAITSSGVTLLLLLKETAVIHLVCFVLAAGCLALWQRIVPSRPAMPLAKQGWSSRDLLTCYAASVLVLVFFYSGTFMNWHGAIDFFKAYIKWFQTGTSAGGHVKTDCQIGQFAFLNWYWLALMARYEWPTLMGLLYAVRLAWPAPAQQRYLAIYGLGVLIAYSIVPYKTPWCIISILGPLLLLFGCVVEELWQKTRFRLVVALLTAVLLAASLLVTLRLNFRHCTDPKEPYVYVQTQPGMAVVTEPVLGMAARDPRNHAMSGDVLIESYYPLPWIFGEFTRIGYYGKDHTATELTSDFIIAMSAQKGEVEKKLREPYLRRSFQLRDSMEECTIWFREALFAPWFAEKAHGSVERVVPEQGSTQDKKGVKS; from the coding sequence ATGCAGATTCGCCGAAGTGACTCCAGCGTCAAGACACTCCTTGCTCTTGTTGGCAGTGGAGTTCTTCTCGAGGCGCTCATCATTCTTCTGGCAACGCTCCTGAGGCTCTGGGCACTTGATCTGAAGCCGGCTCATTTTGACGAGGGGATCAACGGGTGGTTTGTCGATCAGATGAAGGTGTCTGGATTCTACCGCTACGATCCGGAGAATTATCACGGTCCCCTCTACTTCTACGTGCTGTTTGTTTTCCTTTCGCTTTTGGGCAGGAATCTTTGGGCGCTCCGTCTACCCGCTTTACTCGCAAGCATTGCCTCGGTCTGGATGGCGCTTCGCTTCGACCGCTTCTTCGGATCAACTGCCGCGCGCCTAGGAGCGCTGGCTTTAGCAGTCTCACCCGCAGCCGTTTTCTATGGGCGCTATGCGATCCATGAGTCGTTGTTCGTTGCTTCCCTGATGATTACGGTCTTTGGGCTTCTTGGGCTTTGGAAGGATGGTCGCAGGCGTGATCTTGCAATCACGTCTTCGGGGGTAACGTTGTTACTGCTGCTCAAGGAGACGGCGGTGATCCATCTAGTTTGTTTTGTGCTCGCGGCAGGATGTCTGGCGCTTTGGCAGAGGATTGTTCCTTCGCGTCCGGCAATGCCCCTTGCCAAGCAGGGATGGAGTAGCCGAGATCTGCTCACGTGTTACGCAGCTTCGGTTCTGGTATTGGTTTTTTTCTATTCGGGCACGTTCATGAACTGGCATGGTGCCATCGATTTCTTCAAGGCCTATATCAAGTGGTTCCAGACTGGAACCAGTGCCGGTGGCCATGTGAAGACGGACTGTCAGATTGGTCAATTCGCTTTCCTGAATTGGTACTGGCTTGCCTTGATGGCTCGTTACGAGTGGCCGACCCTTATGGGCTTGCTCTATGCAGTCCGGTTGGCCTGGCCTGCCCCGGCCCAGCAGCGTTATCTGGCGATCTATGGTCTGGGGGTTCTGATCGCCTACTCGATCGTCCCCTACAAGACGCCTTGGTGTATTATTTCAATCCTCGGGCCTCTTCTCCTGCTCTTCGGATGTGTTGTTGAGGAACTATGGCAGAAAACCCGATTTCGCCTGGTGGTGGCTTTACTAACGGCGGTGCTTCTCGCGGCATCGCTCCTAGTCACCCTGAGGTTGAATTTCCGTCACTGCACCGACCCCAAGGAGCCGTATGTCTATGTCCAGACCCAGCCCGGCATGGCCGTGGTGACTGAGCCTGTGCTCGGGATGGCTGCACGCGACCCCCGCAATCATGCCATGTCGGGAGATGTCCTGATCGAGAGCTACTATCCGCTTCCGTGGATTTTCGGGGAGTTCACGCGCATCGGCTACTACGGAAAAGACCACACCGCGACTGAACTAACGAGTGATTTCATCATTGCGATGAGCGCTCAGAAGGGTGAGGTCGAAAAGAAGCTTCGGGAGCCGTATCTGCGGCGGAGTTTTCAACTGCGTGACTCTATGGAGGAATGCACCATCTGGTTTCGAGAGGCCCTGTTTGCGCCATGGTTTGCAGAGAAGGCCCATGGGAGTGTCGAGAGAGTCGTGCCCGAGCAAGGCTCTACACAGGATAAGAAGGGAGTAAAGTCATGA
- the dnaA gene encoding chromosomal replication initiator protein DnaA, which translates to MPPLTKLWKSLSDVIRSRVSADSFDRWFSNVSVIAASANSVTLEVPNPIHQFFIESNYSSLLSSALEEVHGGPRELLLECTQESSQATVETVEKELPQAPDRSSAAISQRSPSATPAAAGMNPSYTFESFIVGANNQFAHAASQAVANSPARTYNPLFIYGGSGLGKTHLLQSIGHHILSVKKNARVVYLRSEQFTNEFIDAIQNNALVAFRKRYRQADILMIDDIQFFAGKERSQEEFFHTFGALHDGHKQIILSSDRPASEISNLEQRLVSRFEWGMTAEIQPPDMETRIAILQGKASRMHIEIEQWVLEFLADKIRSDIRRLEGALMRVAAYKSLSGQSLTTDALEHLLRDVLQEQARKAVTIDQIQKKVAEHFDIRLADMTSKKRTASIAYPRQVAMYLAREMTPSTLVEIGGAFGGKDHGTVIHACKLVKAQMEKDSKTRHLVRLLDQQLQR; encoded by the coding sequence ATGCCTCCCCTCACCAAGCTCTGGAAGAGCCTTTCCGATGTGATCCGCAGTCGTGTGAGCGCAGACAGCTTCGACCGTTGGTTCAGCAATGTCTCGGTGATTGCCGCATCGGCAAATTCCGTGACTCTCGAAGTTCCTAATCCGATCCATCAGTTTTTCATCGAGAGCAACTACTCGAGCCTTCTCTCCTCCGCCCTAGAGGAAGTGCATGGCGGACCACGGGAGCTCCTGCTGGAATGCACTCAGGAATCCAGCCAGGCAACTGTGGAAACGGTGGAAAAGGAACTGCCTCAGGCTCCTGACAGATCCTCCGCAGCGATTTCTCAGCGCTCTCCTTCCGCAACCCCGGCAGCAGCAGGAATGAATCCCTCCTACACCTTCGAGAGCTTCATTGTCGGAGCAAATAATCAGTTTGCCCACGCCGCTTCGCAGGCCGTCGCCAACTCACCGGCCAGGACCTATAATCCTCTCTTTATCTATGGTGGAAGCGGCCTGGGAAAAACCCACCTACTCCAGTCGATCGGTCACCACATCCTCTCTGTTAAGAAGAATGCCCGTGTCGTTTACCTTCGAAGCGAGCAGTTCACCAACGAGTTCATCGATGCGATCCAGAACAATGCACTCGTGGCGTTCCGCAAGCGCTACCGTCAGGCCGATATCCTGATGATCGATGATATTCAGTTCTTTGCCGGAAAAGAGCGCTCCCAGGAGGAGTTTTTCCACACGTTCGGAGCCCTCCATGACGGGCATAAGCAAATTATTCTCTCCAGCGACAGGCCCGCCAGCGAGATCTCAAACCTGGAACAGCGTCTTGTCTCCCGTTTCGAGTGGGGCATGACGGCGGAGATCCAACCACCTGACATGGAGACCCGTATTGCGATTCTTCAGGGAAAGGCTTCGCGGATGCATATCGAGATCGAGCAATGGGTCCTCGAATTCCTAGCCGACAAGATCCGCAGCGACATCCGCCGTCTCGAGGGTGCGCTTATGCGCGTCGCCGCTTATAAGTCACTGAGCGGTCAATCGCTCACCACCGATGCCTTGGAACACCTCCTGCGCGATGTCCTTCAGGAGCAGGCTCGCAAGGCGGTCACCATCGATCAAATTCAGAAGAAGGTGGCGGAGCACTTCGATATTCGTCTGGCCGATATGACCAGCAAGAAGCGAACCGCCAGCATTGCCTACCCGCGCCAAGTCGCCATGTATCTGGCTAGGGAGATGACCCCCTCTACGTTGGTGGAGATCGGTGGCGCTTTCGGAGGAAAGGATCACGGCACCGTTATCCATGCCTGCAAGCTTGTGAAGGCCCAGATGGAGAAAGACTCCAAGACCCGACATCTTGTGCGTCTTCTGGACCAACAGCTCCAGCGGTAG
- a CDS encoding aromatic ring-hydroxylating dioxygenase subunit alpha: MKSSVTPELPTCPSVLTEDLPFKLLRSTWQPVINASDLPPGKVSGVTLLGERLVVARFPDGSLLAAPNACPHKGFDLSKSSICNGVLQCGYHGWRFNSSGECQNIPSLVNPPKNKLELSHLRNFAVKERYGMIWVRLDEHESVPLPEVPEFEDPNWTFVVAPPMRFAAGFRCEIENYLDMTHFAFAHKTTLGVAAKPVVPPMHIEEYRDGFLMDAPFPALESPHDQPGKLQQAHRRRQRCHLPNFTTIRQSFEDGDERVLVHIPSPVGPEECNVFWALAISPGFRGPSPESQMEFATAVLNEDREMCENQIPYEVPVTPAKGGWGILVTPGDTLANTFQKTFRRWLIDTADASLLS, from the coding sequence ATGAAATCATCCGTCACGCCCGAATTGCCGACCTGTCCTTCAGTCCTGACCGAGGATCTCCCATTCAAGTTGCTCCGATCGACCTGGCAACCCGTGATCAATGCCTCGGATCTGCCGCCGGGCAAGGTCTCGGGGGTGACGCTGCTGGGAGAGCGTCTGGTGGTGGCCCGTTTCCCGGACGGTTCCCTGCTGGCCGCGCCGAACGCCTGTCCCCACAAGGGGTTTGACCTTAGCAAAAGCTCGATTTGCAACGGGGTTCTTCAGTGCGGTTACCACGGCTGGCGCTTCAACAGCTCCGGGGAATGCCAGAACATCCCCTCGCTCGTCAATCCCCCCAAGAACAAACTCGAACTCTCGCACCTCCGGAACTTCGCCGTGAAGGAACGCTACGGGATGATCTGGGTGCGCCTCGACGAGCATGAGTCGGTGCCCCTGCCCGAGGTGCCCGAGTTCGAGGATCCCAATTGGACCTTCGTCGTGGCCCCGCCGATGCGCTTTGCGGCCGGTTTCCGTTGCGAGATCGAAAACTACCTCGACATGACCCACTTCGCCTTTGCCCACAAGACGACCCTCGGGGTGGCGGCCAAGCCGGTTGTCCCTCCCATGCATATCGAGGAATACCGGGATGGTTTTCTCATGGACGCTCCCTTTCCCGCGCTGGAGAGCCCCCATGACCAACCGGGTAAACTCCAGCAGGCCCATCGCAGGCGCCAGCGTTGCCATCTACCCAATTTCACGACGATCCGGCAGAGCTTCGAGGATGGTGATGAGCGCGTGCTGGTGCACATTCCCAGCCCGGTCGGTCCCGAGGAATGTAATGTCTTTTGGGCCCTAGCCATCTCACCCGGCTTCCGCGGCCCCTCTCCCGAATCGCAGATGGAATTCGCCACGGCGGTGCTCAACGAGGACCGCGAAATGTGCGAGAACCAGATTCCATACGAAGTCCCAGTCACTCCGGCCAAGGGCGGATGGGGCATTCTGGTGACCCCCGGCGACACCCTTGCTAACACCTTCCAGAAAACATTCCGCCGCTGGCTGATCGACACTGCGGATGCATCCCTACTCTCATAG
- the rnhC gene encoding ribonuclease HIII, translating into MPPLHSQTYPLTQEQAAKLQTLLRERGFTFVEKPYTLYAATKEKLNIAVYEKGPKALLQGRGLEDFITFVMEPEILGEARLGYEEVHEPEQFAPHFGIDESGKGDLFGPLVIAGVYVDGDLARHLRDAGIRDSKGIGTDKKIRELAQVIRNSGAPSEIIVIGPEKYNQLYIKIGNLNRLLAWGHARIIENLCTRVPECRRALSDKFADARVLEKALLEKGSKIQLDQRTKAESDYAVAAASILAREGFIDWLDKHGKDLEITLAKGVSAKVKSAAAEIIAQYGPSMLPKVAKMHFKTASEVLDAAGSR; encoded by the coding sequence ATGCCCCCTCTTCACTCCCAGACCTATCCGCTGACACAAGAGCAGGCGGCAAAGTTGCAGACTCTTCTTCGCGAGCGAGGATTCACGTTCGTCGAGAAGCCGTACACCCTCTACGCGGCCACCAAGGAGAAGCTCAACATCGCAGTCTATGAGAAGGGGCCGAAGGCTCTCTTGCAGGGGCGCGGGCTGGAGGATTTCATTACCTTCGTCATGGAGCCTGAGATTCTCGGAGAGGCCCGTCTGGGCTATGAGGAGGTGCATGAGCCTGAGCAATTCGCCCCCCACTTTGGCATCGATGAGAGCGGCAAAGGGGATCTCTTTGGGCCTCTGGTGATTGCGGGGGTCTATGTTGACGGTGATTTAGCGCGGCATCTGCGCGATGCGGGCATCCGTGACAGCAAGGGGATCGGAACGGACAAGAAGATCCGGGAACTTGCCCAGGTGATTCGGAATTCGGGAGCACCCTCGGAAATTATTGTGATCGGCCCTGAAAAGTACAACCAGCTCTACATAAAGATCGGGAACCTGAACCGTCTCCTCGCCTGGGGCCATGCCCGCATTATCGAGAATCTTTGCACCCGGGTTCCGGAGTGCCGCCGTGCGCTTTCCGATAAATTCGCCGATGCGCGGGTGCTAGAGAAAGCGCTGCTTGAAAAAGGCAGTAAAATTCAGCTCGATCAGCGCACGAAGGCCGAGAGCGACTACGCCGTTGCAGCTGCATCGATCCTGGCCCGCGAGGGTTTCATCGACTGGCTAGACAAGCATGGCAAGGATCTTGAGATCACTCTGGCTAAAGGTGTCTCGGCTAAAGTGAAGTCCGCCGCCGCGGAGATCATCGCCCAATACGGCCCGTCCATGTTGCCGAAAGTCGCGAAAATGCACTTCAAGACGGCCTCGGAGGTGCTGGACGCCGCCGGATCACGATGA
- a CDS encoding AraC family transcriptional regulator, giving the protein MRTTRASKGSCVTGPLNPQFSEPGLALIESHHGEGFFMEWRRDDFYKLVLVLEGEGSFQTRDVGAEITLIAAPMLLSVPRGTEHRFVDATGSPMTLYLLCLRPLVFPGSGLLDHSLGRIRFLDESMLVERSLAMLRQILFEKRNPGPCSEELSLALAMQLLVALTRSHGDSSTETGAEARVLAYGCELEHSFWVGESMDHVAARLGISRRNFSSRFHRLFGTTWLDRIHELRLAHASRLLIETSLPVKSIAFECGYNDLSHFHRRFLAAMGTTPGTWRESRRSGSPEIPSVKN; this is encoded by the coding sequence ATGCGAACCACCCGTGCGTCAAAGGGTTCTTGCGTCACCGGCCCGTTGAATCCGCAATTTTCGGAGCCCGGACTGGCCCTCATCGAAAGCCATCACGGCGAGGGTTTTTTTATGGAGTGGAGGCGAGACGATTTCTACAAGCTGGTTCTGGTGCTGGAAGGCGAGGGCTCCTTTCAGACAAGGGATGTCGGGGCGGAAATCACTTTAATCGCCGCCCCAATGCTTCTCTCCGTTCCACGAGGGACCGAGCACCGCTTTGTCGACGCCACGGGCAGCCCCATGACGCTTTATCTGCTCTGTCTCAGGCCCTTGGTTTTTCCAGGATCGGGACTTCTGGATCACTCCCTGGGTCGCATCCGTTTTCTGGATGAAAGCATGCTGGTTGAGAGATCGCTCGCCATGCTTCGGCAGATCCTGTTTGAAAAACGCAATCCCGGCCCCTGCTCCGAGGAACTCTCGCTGGCCCTCGCCATGCAGCTCCTGGTCGCCCTCACGCGCTCTCACGGAGACTCGTCGACGGAGACCGGGGCGGAGGCGCGTGTCCTGGCATACGGCTGCGAACTCGAACACTCTTTCTGGGTCGGGGAGAGCATGGACCATGTTGCCGCGAGGTTGGGGATCAGCAGGAGGAACTTCTCATCGCGATTCCACCGGCTCTTCGGCACCACCTGGCTTGACCGGATCCATGAGCTTCGACTCGCCCACGCCTCACGCCTTCTCATCGAGACATCCCTGCCCGTCAAGTCGATCGCCTTCGAGTGCGGCTACAACGATCTCTCTCATTTTCACCGCCGCTTCCTGGCCGCCATGGGAACCACCCCGGGAACATGGCGTGAGTCCCGGCGCAGCGGTTCACCAGAGATACCTAGTGTGAAGAACTGA
- the dnaN gene encoding DNA polymerase III subunit beta, whose protein sequence is MKLTVTKQALLDGLQRIQNIVSNKVTLPVLSNVLLETTETGLRLTATDLDVSVRTETPASIEKAGATTLPAKRLLSIIRELPAEEIELETDSKNITSIRSGASFFKVFGLSKEEYPAFPSLEESRGFSMKQGDLKEGLKKTSYAISLDETRYVLNGILFSFRDGRLTLVATDGRRLALCDAELGEIKYPAGHERDFIVPTKAIGELQRLLVDDKEVRLHIGDNLVAFDLGTTVLATKLVDGTYPNYRQVIPGEAKERVSLERETLLQSVRRVALLSSDKSGSVRLNFTKNNLDITSNTPEVGEAKESLAVAYKGRDLSIAFNPEFVIDPLRNLSDDTIALELIDEMSPGVIKINSAQRFLYVIMPMRVSV, encoded by the coding sequence ATGAAACTAACGGTCACCAAGCAAGCCCTTCTCGATGGCCTCCAGCGCATCCAGAACATCGTCTCCAACAAGGTTACTCTGCCTGTTCTCTCCAATGTGCTGCTCGAAACGACCGAGACCGGCCTTCGCCTCACGGCCACGGATCTCGACGTGAGCGTTCGTACGGAAACTCCTGCCTCCATCGAGAAGGCCGGAGCCACCACACTGCCTGCCAAGCGCCTCCTCTCTATCATTCGTGAACTTCCCGCCGAAGAGATCGAACTGGAAACCGATTCCAAGAACATCACTTCAATCCGCAGCGGCGCCAGCTTCTTCAAGGTATTCGGTCTCTCCAAGGAGGAATATCCTGCTTTTCCATCGCTGGAGGAATCCCGAGGCTTTTCGATGAAACAGGGCGATCTCAAGGAAGGCCTCAAAAAGACCTCCTATGCCATCTCGCTCGACGAAACCCGCTATGTCCTCAACGGCATCCTCTTCTCCTTCCGCGACGGACGTCTGACGCTGGTTGCCACCGATGGCCGTCGCCTTGCACTCTGCGATGCGGAACTCGGTGAAATCAAGTACCCAGCCGGCCACGAGCGCGACTTTATCGTGCCAACCAAGGCGATCGGGGAACTTCAGCGCCTGCTCGTCGACGACAAGGAGGTTCGTTTGCACATCGGGGACAACCTCGTGGCCTTCGATCTCGGCACCACAGTCTTGGCCACCAAACTCGTGGATGGAACCTATCCGAATTACCGTCAGGTCATTCCCGGTGAGGCCAAGGAGCGCGTCTCCCTTGAGCGTGAAACCCTTCTCCAGTCGGTACGTCGTGTCGCCCTCCTCAGCAGCGACAAGAGCGGTTCCGTCCGGCTCAACTTCACCAAGAACAACCTCGACATCACCTCCAACACCCCCGAAGTCGGAGAGGCCAAAGAGTCTCTTGCTGTCGCCTACAAGGGACGCGATCTCTCGATCGCCTTCAATCCCGAGTTTGTCATCGACCCGCTCCGCAATCTCTCCGACGACACGATCGCTCTCGAGTTGATCGACGAGATGAGCCCAGGCGTCATCAAGATCAACTCGGCTCAACGTTTCCTCTACGTCATCATGCCGATGCGCGTCTCCGTCTGA
- a CDS encoding A/G-specific adenine glycosylase, giving the protein MKSSHLTKRLGNAREELLKWHKLHGRHELPWRKEHNPYAVLVSEFMLQQTTVTTVMPRFHAWMGRFPTISDLAKAEEQEVLAAWEGLGYYSRARRLHAAARTVMERHGGDIPVEESDLLSLPGIGAYTAAAIRAFAHDQRAVVLDTNIIRVLARWGNMLDPIDKALGKNNLAAIAAGFFPSTECRAMASALMDLGATICKSGEPDCTSCPLEKTCVASNPKKLPNKSPRSVTTKLVEHRAWFWKANRLYLEQSQGPRWRGLWILPELGNAQSSGRILSEITYPVTRYRIKMKVHRVIGKIPALLKGFTLDELVALPMPSPFRKVIAKLASNSW; this is encoded by the coding sequence GTGAAATCATCGCACTTAACAAAGCGTTTAGGCAATGCGCGTGAAGAGCTTCTGAAATGGCATAAACTCCACGGCAGGCATGAACTCCCGTGGCGAAAGGAGCACAATCCCTACGCCGTCCTTGTCTCGGAGTTCATGCTTCAGCAGACCACTGTCACTACGGTGATGCCGCGGTTCCATGCCTGGATGGGCCGCTTCCCAACCATCAGCGACTTGGCTAAGGCGGAGGAGCAGGAGGTCCTCGCGGCTTGGGAAGGCCTCGGATACTACTCCAGGGCACGAAGGCTTCATGCGGCGGCGCGAACTGTGATGGAGCGCCATGGAGGAGATATCCCGGTCGAGGAATCAGACCTGCTATCACTGCCGGGAATAGGAGCCTATACGGCGGCGGCGATCCGTGCCTTTGCCCATGATCAACGCGCCGTGGTACTAGACACGAACATCATCCGGGTCCTGGCTCGGTGGGGAAACATGCTCGATCCCATCGATAAGGCTCTTGGGAAAAACAACCTTGCCGCAATCGCCGCCGGTTTTTTCCCTTCAACCGAATGCCGTGCTATGGCATCTGCCTTGATGGACCTTGGAGCAACGATCTGCAAGTCGGGTGAGCCCGACTGTACATCCTGCCCTCTCGAGAAAACATGCGTAGCGAGTAATCCGAAAAAACTCCCTAACAAATCCCCCCGCTCCGTAACAACCAAACTTGTCGAACACCGCGCCTGGTTCTGGAAAGCGAATCGGCTCTATCTTGAGCAGTCGCAAGGGCCTCGCTGGCGGGGTCTCTGGATTCTTCCAGAACTGGGAAACGCTCAATCGAGCGGACGCATACTCTCGGAGATCACCTATCCCGTCACACGCTATAGAATCAAGATGAAGGTTCACCGGGTGATTGGAAAGATCCCAGCCCTACTGAAAGGCTTCACTTTGGATGAACTGGTGGCGCTGCCGATGCCTTCGCCCTTCCGCAAAGTCATCGCGAAGCTCGCCTCAAACTCTTGGTAG
- a CDS encoding FAD-dependent oxidoreductase, with protein MNSPIHDVAVIGAGISGLAAAGRLRKAGLQVVMLEKSRGVGGRTATRRVEIAPGVQVPVDHGAQFFTARDIRFQRQVERWEQEGICFPWSEGFWTWKQGRLHSPDPQWNETRYACREGMSRLGKHLAVGIEVIREFQVDSVVREDDHWALAAMPEHPAAPVAARALFLSAPPPQALKLAGEYLSAEQRALVERISCEPCVAVIARYPEGTEPPPWRGIQVRDPEFRLSWMAWDSSRRAKTISTAGIAVLHGSAGFSRRWLDASKEELTMAGRELLDEAAMIAGAWMSAPVEFWVHRWRYAHPEGPNAPGGFLKAETASPLYLIGDGLNGGRVEGAWLSGIAAAEDFLISSSH; from the coding sequence ATGAATTCACCCATTCACGATGTGGCGGTGATCGGAGCCGGTATCAGCGGGCTTGCAGCCGCCGGGCGACTCCGCAAGGCGGGTCTCCAGGTTGTCATGCTTGAAAAAAGCAGGGGCGTCGGCGGGCGTACCGCCACACGGCGCGTAGAAATCGCCCCCGGGGTGCAGGTGCCGGTGGATCACGGCGCTCAGTTCTTCACCGCCCGGGACATCCGGTTTCAACGACAGGTCGAGCGGTGGGAGCAGGAGGGAATTTGCTTCCCGTGGTCGGAGGGTTTCTGGACATGGAAGCAAGGAAGGCTTCACTCCCCCGACCCTCAATGGAACGAGACCCGCTATGCCTGCCGCGAGGGGATGAGTCGCCTTGGCAAGCATCTTGCTGTGGGAATCGAGGTGATCCGGGAATTCCAGGTCGACTCTGTCGTTCGGGAGGATGACCACTGGGCGCTGGCGGCCATGCCGGAACATCCGGCGGCACCCGTCGCGGCCCGTGCCCTGTTCCTCTCTGCACCGCCCCCTCAGGCGCTCAAGCTGGCGGGGGAATATCTCTCCGCCGAGCAGCGGGCGCTCGTCGAACGGATCTCCTGCGAACCCTGCGTCGCGGTCATTGCGCGTTATCCCGAGGGGACCGAGCCTCCTCCCTGGCGCGGTATCCAGGTGAGGGATCCCGAATTCAGGCTCTCATGGATGGCCTGGGATTCCTCCCGGCGGGCAAAGACCATCTCCACTGCGGGGATCGCCGTCCTGCACGGATCGGCTGGTTTCAGTCGCAGGTGGCTTGATGCATCCAAGGAGGAACTCACCATGGCCGGCAGGGAGTTGCTCGACGAGGCGGCGATGATCGCAGGGGCATGGATGAGTGCGCCCGTTGAGTTTTGGGTCCATCGCTGGCGTTACGCCCATCCGGAGGGGCCCAATGCCCCCGGCGGATTCCTCAAGGCTGAGACCGCAAGCCCACTCTATCTCATCGGTGACGGGCTCAATGGCGGACGGGTGGAGGGCGCATGGCTCTCCGGGATCGCCGCCGCCGAGGACTTCCTGATCAGTTCTTCACACTAG
- a CDS encoding adenylyltransferase/cytidyltransferase family protein, with amino-acid sequence MDRLISSDKLAALGAEYAAQGKKLVLTNGCFDLLHTGHVRYLEQARGCGDALIVAVNSDASVRELKGLDRPLNGELDRAEVLAALRCVDHVTIFSGKRVTEVIRSLRPAIYAKGGDYTLETLDSGERAALEETGAEIHLLQLVPGRSTTGILERMKQSS; translated from the coding sequence ATGGATCGACTTATTTCTTCCGATAAACTGGCGGCCCTTGGTGCGGAGTATGCCGCTCAGGGTAAGAAACTTGTGCTCACCAACGGATGTTTCGATCTCTTGCACACAGGCCATGTCCGTTACCTCGAGCAGGCTCGCGGTTGTGGTGACGCGTTGATCGTGGCCGTGAACAGCGATGCCTCGGTGCGTGAACTCAAAGGACTCGACCGTCCACTCAATGGGGAACTGGATCGTGCCGAGGTGCTGGCGGCTCTTCGCTGTGTCGACCACGTGACGATTTTCTCCGGCAAGCGGGTGACCGAGGTGATCCGCTCCTTACGGCCCGCCATCTATGCCAAGGGAGGGGACTACACCCTCGAGACGCTTGATTCCGGCGAGCGCGCCGCGCTGGAAGAGACAGGTGCAGAGATCCATCTGCTACAACTGGTGCCCGGACGTTCCACGACGGGCATCCTTGAAAGGATGAAGCAGTCTTCCTGA
- a CDS encoding glycosyltransferase, whose product MNQDRPALSIVIPARNEEKRLPRTLEMIRDWTLKSGRRTEVIPVVQGNDRTAEIVEAAAANDPDLLPIIQHSGQGKGMAVRLGITAARGSIILFTDADLSVPVECLEELVSMMERQPQLDGILGSRRLPGSNIVIRQPPMRRLSGWAFNRALKLGGLTGYADTQCGCKLFRHDAAKAIFARSELDGFAFDVEILKLAEVLGCRMKEAPVTWADAGGSRVWLPRDGFRALRDAWSLRKRFS is encoded by the coding sequence ATGAATCAAGATCGCCCAGCCCTCTCCATTGTCATTCCTGCAAGGAACGAGGAGAAACGTCTCCCCAGGACACTGGAAATGATCCGGGATTGGACTCTTAAATCGGGGCGACGGACGGAGGTGATCCCGGTAGTCCAGGGCAATGACCGCACCGCCGAAATCGTCGAGGCGGCCGCAGCGAACGATCCGGACTTGCTTCCGATCATCCAGCATTCCGGCCAGGGTAAAGGTATGGCCGTCCGTCTCGGTATCACGGCGGCACGGGGATCGATCATTCTCTTTACCGATGCCGACTTGAGCGTTCCCGTGGAGTGCCTCGAGGAGCTTGTCTCCATGATGGAGCGGCAGCCACAACTCGACGGGATCCTCGGCAGCCGACGCCTTCCCGGAAGCAACATCGTGATCCGACAGCCCCCGATGAGACGCCTCTCCGGATGGGCCTTCAACAGGGCCCTGAAGCTCGGCGGCCTAACCGGCTACGCAGACACCCAGTGCGGATGCAAACTCTTCCGGCACGACGCGGCCAAGGCGATCTTCGCCCGATCCGAACTCGATGGATTCGCCTTCGATGTGGAGATCCTCAAACTCGCGGAAGTGCTCGGCTGCCGAATGAAGGAAGCGCCCGTCACATGGGCGGATGCCGGCGGATCACGCGTCTGGCTTCCTCGCGACGGATTCCGAGCCCTACGGGATGCCTGGTCGCTCAGGAAGCGGTTTTCCTAG